One Benincasa hispida cultivar B227 chromosome 5, ASM972705v1, whole genome shotgun sequence genomic window carries:
- the LOC120077235 gene encoding receptor-like protein EIX2: protein MGRNSTNLVALFFIVIIFLSSFWVSSASCIKQERESLLRLKASFVDSSNRLVSWKGNDCCSWEGVGCDHTNGGHVIKLDLRNYEYSYSTSLLSNGVDSSLFELKYLNYLDLSGNSFNYTQTPLYLTELLELTYLNLSLTYFHGEISRSLGNLTKLVVLDFNIFKSLDGPGYFHWTELFIDGLEWVSSLSSLEYLDLSGIRVVQSNLVVDVMQVLNILPSLSSLKLSNCGLQNTLHIYAPQNASFLSKLQHLDLSYNMFDGPIPSFLRNMTSLRFLSLHSNRYNSSIPSWLSNLVNFDTLDLGFNMFSSIEGGLSSIVRNNCHLKTLHLSFNHFLGEDIFGSYENLSTNCKQYGLEELYLNMMIKFGTHTIPNWLGELQNLKFLYLQNNSLRGSIPSSFGNLSSLEKLDISYNMLNGGFPISFGKLSNLMLLNLRENNLDGVFLESFGQLQNLILLDLSHNDFKGALSEIHFANISRLEYLFMDENELLSFEMKSSWVPAFQLKIFSIGSTLGFGTTKFPRWIGTQKEMSYLNLFNCNIVGPIPTWFKFQNLIFLDLSYNQITRSLPKSIDDQMPNLTGLLISNAHINGSLPQSLCRLKNLELLIVSNNRLSNTIPSCLSILNLNLLDLSSNNLLGVFPSSFQNLSNLEVMNLARNQLQGEPLMAMRSFNFLSILDLEGNKFCGNIPEWMGKNLQNLQLLNLRGNMFNDTIPSTLWLLPRLQILILADNKLVGNIPPNVGNFSASRRPIANNDGLLCNSTEDPYAFCYMSYITQVMKSSKFNYSYSQLYLIVNIDLSNNNLHGHIPSEIVAINGLFALNLSHNNLSGIIPVEIGSSIALESLDLSFNQLSGSIPNSMASLNSLGTLKLSNNNFSGCIPREGHLSTFNDVSSYENNPNLCGAPLAVICPNENPKESSVEIDNVYDNDSHEEHKLEKMWFWIIVVLGYALGFWAVVGTLILKRSWRYAYFQFMDETKDKICVAILVNMTTLKQQMGGNVHRCVL, encoded by the coding sequence ATGGGCAGGAATAGCACCAATTTGGTGGCTCTCTTCTTCATTGTTATAatatttctttcttccttttggGTCTCAAGTGCATCTTGCATCAAACAGGAGAGGGAATCTTTACTTAGGCTTAAAGCAAGTTTCGTTGATTCTTCAAATCGGTTGGTATCTTGGAAAGGAAATGATTGTTGCAGTTGGGAAGGAGTGGGGTGTGATCATACCAATGGCGGCCATGTCATCAAGCTTGATCTTCGAAATTATGAGTATTCCTATTCCACATCCTTACTTAGTAATGGTGTGGATTCTAGTTTGTTTGAgttgaaatatttgaattacTTGGATTTAAGTGGTAATTCTTTTAACTACACTCAAACTCCCCTCTATTTAACTGAGCTACTCGAATTAACGTATCTTAATCTTTCTCTCACTTATTTTCATGGAGAAATTTCACGTTCTCTTGGAAATCTAACTAAACTTGTTGTTCttgatttcaatatttttaagaGTTTAGATGGGCCGGGTTATTTTCATTGGACAGAGCTGTTTATTGATGGCCTTGAATGGGTTTCTAGTCTTTCGTCTTTGGAATACCTTGATTTAAGTGGTATTAGAGTAGTTCAAAGTAATTTAGTTGTAGATGTGATGCAAGTGTTGAATATTCTTCCTTCTTTATCGTCATTAAAATTGAGTAATTGCGGTCTTCAAAACACCCTTCATATTTATGCTCCACAAAATGCTTCATTTCTCTCCAAACTTCAACATCTAGATTTGTCTTATAATATGTTTGATGGTCCAATTCCTAGTTTTCTTCGGAACATGACTTCCTTGAGATTCTTAAGCCTTCATAGTAATAGATATAATTCTTCAATCCCATCTTGGTTAAGTAATCTTGTAAATTTTGATACTTTGGATCTTGGATTCAACATGTTTAGTAGCATTGAAGGTGGTTTGTCCTCAATTGTTAGAAACAATTGCCACTTGAAAACTCTTCATTTATCATTTAACCATTTTCTTGGTGAAGATATTTTTGGAAGCTATGAAAATCTATCTACAAATTGCAAACAATATGGTCTAGAAGAGCTTTACCTAAACATGATGATAAAGTTTGGGACACATACAATTCCAAATTGGTTGGGAGAATTAcaaaacttgaagtttctttatCTACAAAATAATTCACTTCGTGGTTCAATTCCTTCTTCATTTGGAAATTTGTCCAGTCTTGAGAAGTTGGATATTTCTTATAATATGCTTAATGGAGGATTTCCAATCTCATTTGGAAAATTATCAAACTTAATGTTATTGAATCTTAGGGAGAACAATTTGGATGGGGTCTTTCTGGAAAGTTTTGGACAACTTCAAAATCTTATTCTTCTCGATCTTTCTCATAATGATTTCAAAGGTGCTCTTTCAGAAATCCACTTTGCTAATATTTCTCGATTGGAATATTTATTTATGGATGAAAATGAGCTTCTATCTTTTGAAATGAAAAGTAGTTGGGTTCCTGCTTTTCAATTGAAGATATTTTCTATAGGCTCGACTTTGGGCTTTGGAACAACAAAATTCCCTCGGTGGATTGGAACACAAAAAGAAATgtcatatttaaatttgttcAATTGTAATATTGTGGGACCCATACCAACAtggttcaaatttcaaaatttaatatttctagATCTTTCCTACAATCAAATCACTCGATCACTTCCAAAGAGTATTGATGACCAAATGCCTAATTTGACTGGACTACTGATTTCCAATGCTCACATCAATGGTTCCTTGCCACAGTCTCTTTGTAGATTGAAAAATTTAGAGCTTCTGATAGTTTCAAACAATAGATTATCTAATACAATTCCTAGTTGTTTGTCAATTCTAAACTTGAATCTCTTAGATCTATCATCGAACAACCTCTTAGGAGTATTTCCAAGTTCATTTCAAAATCTTTCAAATCTTGAAGTGATGAACTTGGCAAGAAATCAACTTCAAGGAGAGCCACTCATGGCCATGAGAAGCTTCAATTTTTTGTCTATTTTAGATCTTGAAGGAAACAAATTTTGTGGCAATATTCCTGAATGGATGGGAAAAAACCTTCAGAATTTGCAACTTTTGAATCTTCGAGGCAATATGTTCAATGATACGATTCCTTCAACTTTGTGGTTACTTCCTCGCTTGCAAATTTTGATTCTTGCTGACAACAAATTAGTGGGAAACATCCCACCAAATGTTGGCAATTTTAGTGCAAGTCGAAGACCCATAGCAAATAATGATGGATTGTTGTGCAACTCTACCGAAGATCCCTATGCATTTTGCTACATGAGCTACATTACACAAGTCATGAAATCAAGCAAGTTCAACTACTCGTATTCACAACTCTATTTAATAGTAAATATAGACCTCTCCAATAACAACTTGCATGGACATATTCCAAGTGAAATAGTGGCAATAAATGGTTTGTTTGCCTTAAATTTGTCTCATAATAATCTATCGGGAATCATTCCTGTGGAGATTGGAAGTTCAATAGCATTGGAATCTCTTGACCTCTCTTTCAATCAGCTCTCTGGATCAATTCCAAACAGCATGGCAAGCTTAAACTCACTAGGCACGTTGAAATTGTCCAACAACAATTTTTCAGGATGCATTCCTCGAGAAGGCCATCTTTCAACCTTCAATGATGTGTCCAGTTATGAAAATAATCCAAATCTTTGTGGAGCTCCACTTGCTGTTATATGTCCGAATGAAAATCCAAAAGAATCTTCCGTTGAAATCGACAATGTTTATGATAATGATAGTCACGAAGAGCATAAGTTGGAGAAAATGTGGTTTTGGATTATTGTGGTGCTAGGATATGCTTTGGGATTTTGGGCAGTTGTTGGAACTTTAATACTGAAGAGAAGTTGGAGATATGCTTACTTCCAGTTTATGGATGAAACGAAAGACAAGATCTGTGTTGCAATATTGGTGAATATGACGACGTTGAAACAACAAATGGGAGGAAACGTGCATCGATGtgttttgtaa